GATGTGCACCATACACTATGAATAGTCTGGGAGTATGTGTTATCGATGCTACAAGTGGACCAAACACTCCTCTCAAGGTGGGTCCATTTTTAAGTACAGCAGACATTGCTGTTATAACCAAGGGAGATATGATATCACAAGCAGAAAGAGAAATATTCCGGGAAAGAGTCCTTGAAGTTAATCCAAACTGCAAAGTAATAGAAGCCAATGGTCTTTCTGGTCAAGGATGTATTGAACTAGCAGAAGAAATGGTCAAATCCAAGGAAGTATCCCTTGATGAGGAGAAATTAAGACATTCAGCACCCCTTGCTGTTTGCACACTCTGTGTTGGTGAAACAAAGGTTAATAAGAAACACCACAGGGGAATACTCCGAAGAATAGATGGATTCCAAACATACGAAGGAGAATAGAGATCTAGTGAACCAAAGGGGAATGATATGAAGAACAATTCCATAAATTCAGATCAGAGATCGAAAGTAGTAAAATTATTGCCAGGTTTTAACTGCGGAATATGTGGATATGCTCGGTGTGATGAGTTTGCACATTCGCTCATGAAAAGTGGAACAGAACTTGGGAAGTGTAAATTTTTATACCAGGAAATATTCAATGAAAACAGAAATGAACTAGAAGAATTACTAAGGGAAGAACATATATTGCCTGCTGAAAAGAAACCAGTAGGCCTCTTGGATGGATATGAAGCAGATTTTATTTTAAACCCCCTTCCAGAAGAAAGTTCTTGCAGAGAAGTTCTTTATCCATTTACTAGGAAAGTCCTCAAAGCAGGGGATGTTGTAAGGTATAGGCCTCTAGGATGTCCAATAATACATTTTGCAAAGATATTAGACGAGGACAATGGGTTAATAACAGTTCATATGATAGGGCCATGTCATAGAATTGATCCAGAT
This sequence is a window from Methanobacterium sp. SMA-27. Protein-coding genes within it:
- a CDS encoding GTP-binding protein; amino-acid sequence: MKMIIVAGTPGSGKTAVLIHALRSLKERNLKSSVVKIDCLYTDDGKKFEKIGIPTKVGLSMDMCPDHYAIYNIEDMIEWADENDSEYLIVETAGLCHRCAPYTMNSLGVCVIDATSGPNTPLKVGPFLSTADIAVITKGDMISQAEREIFRERVLEVNPNCKVIEANGLSGQGCIELAEEMVKSKEVSLDEEKLRHSAPLAVCTLCVGETKVNKKHHRGILRRIDGFQTYEGE
- a CDS encoding (Fe-S)-binding protein translates to MKNNSINSDQRSKVVKLLPGFNCGICGYARCDEFAHSLMKSGTELGKCKFLYQEIFNENRNELEELLREEHILPAEKKPVGLLDGYEADFILNPLPEESSCREVLYPFTRKVLKAGDVVRYRPLGCPIIHFAKILDEDNGLITVHMIGPCHRIDPDVEFDYMDIGVCMVGGFEGIIDGKLPAVGETIRFLPGHCMMQKVHSGIVVQLVGRRAVIEGIDLKVWAPPIKG